The sequence below is a genomic window from Lelliottia sp. JS-SCA-14.
CTGTTCTCTTCGTTAAAGCCCTGGCGCAAAATCCCTTCCGTCGAGGCCGCCACTTTCAGCGCCGTGGCCGAGAACGCCGAGGTGTATTTCTCAAACATCGCGCGCTTATCCAAAAGGATGCGCATAAACAGCGCCGCGCCAACCGTATTGGTCACCATCATCGGGGCGGCGATGCTGCTCACCAGATGCAGGGCATCTTCGAACGGACGGGCGATCAGCAGAATAATCAGCATCTGCGCCAGCTCCGCCACCAGCGTAATCGCCCCGGCGGTCAGCGGGCTAAAGACTTTATCCGGACGACCACGCTTGATCATATAGCTGTGAACGAGGCCGCCGAGCAGCCCTTCGACAATCGTCGAGATCATACAGCTGAGCGCGGTCATGCCGCCCATCGAGTAGCGATGCAATCCGCCCGTCAGCCCGACCAGGCCGCCCACCACCGGGCCGCCGAGCAGCCCGCCCATCACCGCCCCGATGGCGCGCGTGTTGGCGATCGAGTCTTCAATGTGCAGACCAAAATAGGTGCCGAGAATGCAGAAAATCGAGAAGGTGACGTAGCAGAGAAGCTTGTGCGGCAGGCGAACGGTCACCTGCATCAGCGGAATAAACAGCCGCGTTTTGCTCATCAGCCAGGCGATGACCAGGAAAACGCACATCTGCTGAAGCAGCAGCAACACCAGATTAAATTCGTACATGACTGCAAACCGCACTGTCTAAAAACGCGTAACATACACTGATACACATTAACTTTCTTTGAAGCATTCCAAAAAAGCTGCAATTCGTGCCCGTCATCACATCCTTTAGCGGAACAATTTCCACCCTTCGCATTATTTGTTCAAAAAACGGTCGATTCTTCCTGGTTCGCGAATCAGCGTCTACAGTTATTCTGGGGATGCGCAAGCCAGGGGGCGAACATGGCGCTTTACACGATAGGTGAAGTGGCACTGCTTTGTGATATCAATCCTGTGACGCTGCGAGCATGGCAGCGGCGGTATGAGCTGCTAAAACCGCAGCGAACAGACGGAGGACATCGTCTGTTTAACGAGGCGGATATCGATCGGATCCGCGAGATCAAAAGCTGGATCGATAACGGTGTCCAGGTCAGCAAGGTCAAATCGCTGTTATGTGAACACGATGCCGATAGTCTGGCCGAATGGCGTGAACATCAGGAAACACTGCTCCGGCTGCTGCAGGCCGGTAACTTTCAGCGTCTGCGAACCTGGATCAAGGAGCAGGGTCGGGATTATCCCGCCCAGACGCTCATCACACATCTGTTTATCCCGCTTCGTCGCCGTCTCTCTCAGCAACCGGCGCTCCAGGCGCTGCTGAGTATGCTCGATGGCATGCTGATCAATTACATTTCCGTGTGCCTGTCGACGGCACGCAAGAAGAGCGGAAAGGACGCCCTGGTGGTCGGCTGGAATGTTCACGACACCACCCGCTTATGGCTCGAAGCCTGGATAGCCACGCAGCAAGGCTGGCGTGTAGACGTGCTGGCGCATTCATTAGCTCAGCTTCGCCCGGAGCTTTTCGAAGGGCAAACCCTGCTGGTCTGGTGCGGAGATATCCCCACTGCCGCCCAACAGCAGTCGCTGAATGAATGGCGCGAACACGGCTACCCCGTCATTACTCTCGGCCCGTAAATGTCTTCCCGGCATTTAATGGTTCATTAACAGGTGTGCTTCACCGTATAATTGGGCGGTTAACAAAAGGAGCACATTATGAAGGCAACCAAAGTGGCCGTAATTACCCTCTTCGCCTTAATGGCCATCAGCGGCATTGGCGGCGTGATGCTGGCCGGCTACTCATTTATCGTGCGTGGCGGTGTCGGCTGAGATACTGCGCCAGCCGTTCAAACCCGCGATCGACCACAATCGCTGCCAGCGCCACCAGCACCGCACCCTGCACAATATAGGCTGAGTTAAATCCGCTCAGTCCGATGATAATCGGCGTGCCCAGGGTATTCGCCCCGACCGTTGACGCAATGGTCGCGGTCCCGATATTGATAATCACCGACGTCCGTACTCCCGCCAGAATCACCGGCGCTGCCAGCGGCAGCTCGACTTTACGCAGTCGCTGCCCCGCGCTCATCCCCATCCCTTCCGCCACGCTGGTCACCGCCGCAGGCACGGCTGTTAATCCGGCCAGCGTCGCCTGCAAGATCGGCAGCACGCCGTATAAAATCAGGGCAATGATCGCCGGTTGCTGACCAAAGCCGATCACCGGCACCGCAATCGCCAGCACCGCCACCGGCGGGAAGGTCTGCCCGATCGCGGCGATGGTCTCCACCAGCGGGCGAAACTCTTTACCCAAAGGCCGCGTCACCGCAATTCCGGCCCCGACGCCGATCACAATCGCGATGGCGCTCGACACGCCCACCAGCCAGAAATGGGCCAGCGTCAGGCTGATAAAACTCTCCTGCAGATAGACCGGGCGCGGCAGGCCAGGGAACAGCGCGCCAAACAGCCCGCCGCTGTAGGGCATTAGCCACAGCAGCGCGACGAACAGCAGCACCAGCCACAGGAGCGGATCACGTAGCCATTTCACGTTCCACCTCCCCTGCCAGCAGATCGCGAAAATGCAGCGTCCCGCACGGCGCGCCCTGCTCATCCACCACCGGCAACACTTCGCACTGACGGGCGACAAAGGCCGAGAGCGCATCGCGCAGGCTCATCTGCGCCTGAAGGGGTTCGCCGGTCACCGCCCGATCCTGCGGACGTAAATACTCTGCGACCGTGCGCAGGGAGAGCAGTCGCACGCCCAGTTCGCTTCGGCCAAAGAATTCGCGCACGAAATCCGTCGCCGGGCGGGTTAACAGCTCCAGCGGCGTGCCCTGCTGCACCACTTCCCCGTTGTCCATTAATACCAGACGATCGGCGAGGCGCAGGGCTTCGTCGATATCGTGCGTCACCAGAATAATCGTGCGCCCAAGAATGCGGTGGATGCGGGTCATCTCCGTTTGCAGCGCGCTGCGGGTCACCGGGTCCAGCGCGCCGAAAGGTTCATCCATCAGCAACACTTCAGGATTGGCGGCTAACGCGCGCGCCACCCCGACGCGCTGCTGCTGCCCGCCGGACAGCTGATGCGGGTAGCGCTCGCGAAGCGCAGGCTCCAGCCCCAGGAGCGCCATCAGCTCATCGACGCGATCCGCCACTTTCTGCCGCGACCATTTTTGCAATTGCGGCACGGTGGCGATGTTCTGCGCCACCGTCCAGTGCGGGAACAGGCCAATCGACTGAATGGCGTAGCCCATCCGGCGGCGCAGCTCCAGCACCGGCAGGCTGCGGATCTCCTCCCCGGCAAAACGAATCAGCCCGCTGTCGTGTTCCACCAGCCGGTTGATCATTTTAAGCGTGGTCGATTTCCCCGACCCGGAGGTACCGATCAGCACCGAAAATGCCCCTTCCTCAAAGCGCAGGTTCAGGTTTTTTACCGCCGTCTGCCCGGCAAATTCTTTGCTCACATCGTGAAATTCAATCATTATTTTTTCCCTTCAGCAGGGCCAGCCACAGGGCAAAGAGCGCGTCCACCACCACCGCCAGGGCGATGGTCGGAATCACACCGAGTAACACCAGATCCAGCGCGCTGCTGAGCAGGCCCTGGAATACCAGCGCCCCAAAACCTCCCGCGCCAATCAGCGCGGCAATCACCGCCATGCCGACGGTTTGCACCGCGACCACCCGCAGACTGCGCAGCAGAAGCGGCAGCGCGAGCGGCAGCTGGATCTTCCAGAACCGCTGGCTGGTGCTCATCCCCATCGCGCTGGCGCTCTCCAGCACCTCCGGGGAAACCTGGCTCAATCCCGCCAGCACGCCGCGCGCTAATGGCAGCAGCGCGTACAGCACCAGCGCAATGAGCGCGGGCGTCAGCCCGGTTCCGGCGATGCCGATGGCGGCCAGCGCCGGAAAGGATTTCACCAGCCCGGCGAGCGGCGCAATCAGCAAGCCAAACAACGCCACGGAAGGGATGGTCTGAATCACGTTCAGCACGGTAAATACCGGTCCCTGACGCGTGGGATGGCGGTAGCACCACAGGCCGATCGGCACGCCGATGAGCAGCGCCGGAACCAGGGTGCCAAACAGGATCGTCAAGTGCTGAGCCAGCGCATCGTTAAACACCTCCTGACGATTGGCGTACTCTTTCAGCAGCGAAAGCGTGTTCAGCTCGCCGCTGAACAGCACCGCCAGGGGCAAAATCCAGATCTGCGCATTCAGCAGCCAGCGCCACACCGGGCGGGTGGTCAGGCGGCGGATCGCATCGCTACAGGCGAGCAGGCACAGGGCCATCCACAGCCACAGACCGCTGCCTGTCGAGGTACGCGCCAGCGGGGTTTCCGCGGTGGCGAGATGCGTTGCCGCAAGCCCGGCACTCCAGGCCAGCAGCACAAAAAGCAGTTCACAAACCATCAGCGTGAGAATGAGCGGCACCCGCCCCGCGCAAAACGACAGCACGGTGACGCCTACCAGAGAGAGCGCCAGCGGGAGGGGCGAGATCGCCCACACCTGCCAGACCGACAGCCCCTCGCCGGACATCAGCCGGTTCGGGGCGAAATTGACGAACGGAAGCGCGCACGCCGCCAACCCGACAAACGCGAGCAGAAGCAGTACGCGGTTATGACATGTCTTTGGCAAAGCGTTGTCCTGTTACTTCACGAGTCCTTTTTGCTTCAGGAAATCTGCCGCCACTTTTTTGGCATCCAGCCCTTCCACCGCAATGCTCGCGTTGAGCTGTTGCAGGGTTTTCTCATCGAGTTTTTCAAACACCGGTTTCAGCCAGTCGCCGATCTGCGGATAGGCTTTCAGCACCGCCTCGCGAACCACCGGCGTTGGGGCATAGATCGGCTGAACGCCTTTCGGATCGCTCAGGGTTTGCAGACCCAGCGCCGCCACCGGACCGTCGGTGCCGTAGGCCATCGCCGCGTTCACGCCCGACGTTTGCTGGGCGGCAGCTTTGATGGTCACCGCCGTATCACCGCCCGCCAGCGACAGCAGCTGGCTCTGGTCGAGTTTGAAATCGTAAGCTTTTTCAAAGGCCGGGAGCGCATCCGGGCGCTCGATAAATTCCGCCGAGGCCGCCAGTTTGAAGTCGCCTTTATCTTTCAGATAGCGGCTCAGATCGTCGAGGGAGGTGAGTTTGCCTTTCTCAGCGATATCCTTGCGCACCGCGATGGTCCAGGTGTTGTTGGCGGGCGCAGGCGTCAGCCAGATCAGCTTGTTCTGTTCGGCGTCGAGTTTTTTCACTTTCTCGTAGCCCGCGCTGGCATTTTTCCACGCGGCGTCGTTTTCATCTTTGAAGAAGAACGCCCCGTTGCCGGTGTATTCCGGATAGATATCCAGCTCGCCGGAGGTGATCGCCCCGCGCACCACCGGCGTGGTGCCGAGCTGCACTTTATTCACGGTTTTCACGCCGTGGCTCTCCAGCACCTGCAGGATAATATTGCCCAGCAGCGCCCCTTCCGTATCAATTTTAGACCCAACCTTCACCGGCTCTGCCGCCTGTAAAGGCAGGCTCAGCGCCGCCAGTAACGCCGCTGAACCCCATATCCCCTTTGCGATTGTCATTCCACTTTCCTCATTAATTTGCCGCCTTTATCAGGGGCTTGAGAGAAAAGCGTAGACTAAAAATTGGGTATTATCCCAATGTTGATCAGTTAAACACTGGAGGTGGTTCCGTTCACCTTATGTTCGGCAGAATATAATTGCTTCATATCTTGTGAACGTGACAAAGGGGCCAACACCAGTGCCACATTCAGACGGCTGTAAAGCTGGAGGGATCGAGAGTCCGGCTGAAAATCGCCGAAGCGTTTCCTGGAGGCCGGGTCGAGGCGCAGGGAAGCGCCGAGAGGGTGCGACCTGCATGGATGCAGGATCGCGCCCGACCCGAAAGCCGCAAGGAATAAGCTGAGGGCACCGCGAAGCGGCGATTTTCCTGGCCGGGAGCCGGGATTGTTAAGGGGGCGGCGGCCCCCTTAACACGTTCACCGCAGAGAAATTATCAAGAAGCAGAGGAATGAAAGTGAACGGAACGATTCCACTGATCCCTCAAAGAGCTTAGCCTTAATGACCAGTAGCTTCCGGCAACCTCAACGGAACCGTCAACAGGCTCGCCGCAAAATAAAGCAGCGCTATCACCCACAGCGTCCCTTCCACACCGAAAGGTGACACGCACAGCGTCACAATCAGCGGACCAACGAAATTACTCAGCCCCGACCCCAGATTCAGACAGGAGATGGCCGCGCCTTTGTTCTCTGGCAGCAGCGACGGGATCAGCGCGCTCAGTGGGCCAAAGGCCCCCAGCCCGATGGCGTACAGCGCCAGGGCCAGAAACAGCGCCGTTTCGCTGTCGCCGAACAGCACCGGGGCGTAACACACCGCCAGCATCGCCAGGCCGCACAGGGTGCCGGAGAACCAGACTACCGTGTTGCGCCAGCCGATGGTGTCGCCCAGCCAACCGAAAAAGTAGTTGGCAAAGATGTTAACCACGTTTACCAGCCCCCAGATGGTGAGCCATTCGGCGATGCTAAATCCGAAGCGCGGGAGATAGACCGGCATCAGGATCACCAGCGAAAACTTGCCGATATCGTTGATGGTTTTGACGATCACCGCCAGACGCATTTTCGGCTCGCGCACCAGCACCAGAATCCCCTCTGCAAAGGCCGCACCGAGATGGCCGCCGCGCCGCCACTGGGGACGGTCGCGATTGAGTACCAGGGCGCAGAAGGCTCCGAGCGCGACAAAGGCGAACCCGCTCAGCAGCGTGGACTTTTCGCCGATGCGCGGCAACATCAGGCTGGAGTACCACGGCCCGACGATGGTCATCCCCACGCCGAACGCAATCCAGAACCACGATACCGCGCGCCCGAGGATCCCCGGCTCACAGCGCTGGTTAATCCACACCAAAAACGAATAGGAGAACAGCGGATAGGCCACGCCGCGCAGGGCATAGCTCGCCACCATCAGAGGGTAATTTCCCTGCGGCAGGGCGTAGCCGATAAACGGAACCGAACCGATGAAGTAGAGAAGCGTCGCGGCCCACATCAGGCGGCGCAGGCCGAGCACGCCAGCCCCAATCCCGGAGAACCATGACACCGCCGCGACGCACAGGCCAAACACCGACGACAGCAGGCTGATATGGACCGCGTCAAAACCCCGGTGCTGAAGCATCGACGCCAGCCAGCTCTGCTCGATAGTGGCCCCGGTGATAAACAGGAAAATCCCGACAAAGCCCCAGCACAGCTCCTTCGGTAATCCCAGCCGGGCCCACAGGCCCTGCTGGATAAAGACGCTCTGATCCGTCATGCCATTTTGTCCCGCAGTGCGCGCGCATTCAGGCGTTTACGGTTCTGATAGCCAACGCTGTTTTCCCCCCAGCAGTGGTCGTACGGCATGCCGGTCAGGCTTTCGATCACCGCTTTGTTCTCCGCGCTGACCGTCGCCTTGCTGCCGCCCTGTTTCAGGCGCGCCACCTCTTCGTTGAGGATCGCGTGGGTGCGGCTGTTGACCTTAAACTGGAAGGCAGACCAGATGCCCCATAGCGTCAAAATGACCGGGAGCACAATCATGATCACCAGAATCATATTGATAGCCGACTGCGGCTGGGCGCTTTGCCCGGAGACAAACCCGGACATCTGCAGCGCCACGCCGACGAGGAAAATCGACAGCGCCTGCGAGGCCTTACGCAGCAGGCTCATAAAGCCCGCGAAGATCCCTTCCCGGCGACGGCAGGTGAGAATTTCATCCACGTCCGCGACGAAGGTGTAGTTGTTCCACGGAATGGCGTAGATCCCGCCGCGCGCCAGCCCGGCCACCGCCGCGCCGACGTACAGCAGCGTCATCCCGCTGGTGCCGCTGAAATACGCCGAGACAAACAGGGCAAAGGCCACCAGCGCCATCGTCGCCTGTGTCGCAAAGGCGCGCGACGGGGAGAAACGCAGGGTCAGCCAGGTCGCGATGCCGACGCCGAAGAACTGCAGACCGTTCACCACGCCCAGCAGGTTGGAGGCCATCACCGACGAGGTCATCAGGGCAAAGACCACAAAGTAGGTAAAGACCGAGTTGAAAATGTCCTGCGCCACCGAACCGCCGAGATACATCCCCAGGTGCGAGCGGAAGGTTTTGATTTTTAATGTCGACACAAAATCGTAATAGATATGGTACGCCCGGGTGGCGAACGGCTCTTTCTCTTCGTCCTCGTCCTCGTCCTGGTGCTCGTTTTGCTGGATCTCCTCCAGCGAGCGCTCCCAGGTACCGAAGTAGACAAAGAACAGCACAATCATAAAGGAGACGGTGAAAATCGCCCCGGTGTAGAAGAACGAATCGGAAGAGTCAGGCCCAAAGTACGCCACCAGACGCCCCGGCAGAAACGCTGCCGCAAAGCCCGCGAGCTGGGCGATGTACATGCGCGCGCTGGTCAGTTTTGAGCGCTTTTTGAAATCCGACGTCATCTCCGCCGACAGGGTGTCGTACGGGATGATGATCATGGTGTAGACGATCTCAAACAGGATGTAGAACAGCAGATACATCCAGTAGTTGAAGCCCTCGACCCAAAGCAAGCTGTAGACCGACACCAGTGGAATACTGGCTAACAGGAAGAAGCGGCGGCGACCAAACCGGCGACCGAGACGCGTTTTGTGGAAGTTATCGGAAACGTAGCCGATCACCGGGCACATGATCACATCGACAATTCTCGCCACCGCGAACAGCGACCCTGCCTGGATTGGCGTCAGGCCGCAAAAGGTGGTTAAGAAGAACAGCAGCCAGGCGCTGACCAGGGTAAAGGCCCCCGAGCCGATCACATCCGCCAGACCGTAGCAGACGTAGTTCCGCAGTTTGATTTCTCGCACTTTTTTGATCATTTTGAACTCCGGATATTCTCAGGATCCCAGCCCGCAGGCAGCGGCGATGGGCGCGTCAGAGTGACGGCGTGCAGGTGCAACCCGTCGACGCCATGGGCATAAATGGCGGGCAGGCCGTGCGGATAAGGTTCCACGCCGTGGGCGCGCCCGGTTTCGGCGTTCACCTTATAGGCGTTATCCAGCCCCATTCCGGTCGGCCGCTCCGGGTTGCACGGCGGACGCACGTCGTAGCAGCCCTGATCATCGGATTCAGCGAGTTGCTGATTGAAGGTCAGGCCGTTAAAGGTGATGTCGCGGATAGCGCCCGGCGTTTCGCTGTGCAGATTGATTGCCCCCTCCCCCGTGCCGTTCAGGCCTGAGAAGGTGACCTGGCGGATATCGCCTGGCGTCACGTCCGGCGCGCGATGGCGAACCGAGATAAACACCGGATCAGCTTTCCCCCAGTGGCACGGATGGCCGTGGCGACAGTCGAAGAGAATGTTGCTGAAACTCATCATGCTGAAATGGCCGCCGTCGCGGGAGACCAGGCCAATCCCGCGATTGGATTCAAAAATCACGCAGTTGCTGACGGCCAGATGGGTGATGTCGGCGAAGGTTTCGGTCCCGACTTTAATCGCGCAGCTTTTGGAGCGGATGATGCAGTTGTTGATCGTAACGTTGTCGATCGGCTGCTGCAGTTCGGGCGCTTTGGCGGTGGTTTTCAGGCAGATGCCGTCGTCGGCGGCGCTGAAATAGCTGTCGCTGATATGCACGTGCTGGCAGCTGTCGATGTCCAGCGCGTCGGTGTTCGCCAGCGTCAGATCGTTATCGATGGTGATGTTGCGGATAAACACGTGATTGCAGCTCACCAGATGGGCGGTCCACATCGGCGAGTCGTACAGGGTGATGTCGGTGATGCGCACCTGCTCGCACCCTTCCAGCACCAGCAGACGCGGACGCTGGGGTTTGGGCTGACGATAGCCCTGATCATCCGCCTGTGAGGCAAACCAGGCCGTGGCGTTGCCGTCGATACAGCCCGCTCCGCTCAGCGTCACATTGCGCGCGTCGCGGGCGTAGATCAGCGCCATGCGTGAGAGCTCGGCCATGCTTTGGGTTTCTGCCGCGTGGTAATCCGCGACGTTCTGGCTGGCGAGCAGCCGCGCGCCCGCGTCCAGATGCAGGGTGAAATTCGACGGCAGCACCAGCGTGCCAGTGAGGTAAATTCCCGGCGTGACCACCAGCGTGCCGCCTCCGGCTGCGGCAAGTTGATCGATTAGGCTTTGGAGGGTGGACGTCACCGGCGTCTGGCCGCTGCGATCGAGGGAGACATTTTCTAATGAGAGTTTCATGTGAATACCTGTCTGCTGTGATGTGACAGGGATTAAACGGGTTTTCTGCATCGGGTGAGCGGCGTGTTTAGCGGGGTTTTGTGGGAAGAGTGAAGAGAGTCACGCCTGTTGGGTGCGGGGGGTAGCGCTTTTGATCCTGTTCACGTTTTCGCCGGTGAGGGAAAAATGAAGTGTGAATGGGGTCACGTTTTGTGGCGGGATTAGGGGTGAAAAGGCGTGTGGTGGAGAGGTTTGATGATGAGAGGGAGGAATGTTGCGGGATGGGTCACAGATTGGGTGGGGAGTGAGGGGTTGGGGGTTGTGCGGTCTGTTGCCCTCACCCCGGCCCTCTCCCACAGGGAGAGGGAGGATTTAGTCCCCTCTCCCTCGAGCGAGAAAACCAGCGCCGTGCGATCCCCTCTCCCTTTGGGAGAGGGTTAGGGTGAGGGGGAAAATCGCCACTACAGAAGCTCAAACTCCCCTTTATTCACCCGCGCCGAATCCACGCCGATAAACACGTTGAACTTGCCCGCTTCCGCGTCGTATTTCATCTGCTGATTCCAGAACTTCAGCGCATCCACGTCAATCGGGAAGCTGACGGTTTTGGTTTCACCCGGTTTCAGGTCAACTTTCTCGAAGCCGCGCAGCTGTTTTACCGGACGGCTCATGGACGCCGTCACATCCTGGACGTACATCTGAATCACCGTTGCGCCTTCGCGTTTACCGGTGTTGGTCACGTCGACGCTGGCCGTCACTTTTCCGTCACGTTTCATCGTTGGGGCAGACATTTTCACATCCGACACCTTGAAGGTGGTGTAGCTCAGACCATAACCGAACGGATACAGCGGGCCGTTAGCTTCGTCGAAGTAGCGCGAGGTGTATTTGTTCGGCTTATCGGCGTTATACGGGCGACCGGTGTTCAGGTGGCTGTAGTAAACCGGGATCTGGCCGACGGAGCGCGGGAAGGACATCGGCAGTTTGCCCGACGGGTTGTAATCGCCAAACAGCACGTCGGCGATGGCGTTCCCGCCTTCGGTCCCGGCGAACCAGGTTTCCAGCAGCGCGTCGGCCTGCTGATCCTCTTTCACCAGCGTCAGCGGACGACCATTCATCAGCACCAGCACCAGCGGTTTGCCGGTCGCTTTCAGGGCGCTAATCAGGTCGCGCTGGCTCTGCGGAATGTTGATATCGGTACGGCTGGACGCTTCGTGGGCCATGCCCTGCGCTTCACCGACGACGGCAACCACCACGTCAGACTGCTTCGCCGCCTTGACCGCTTCGTCGATCATCTCTTTCGCCGAGCGCGGATCGACTTTCACCGCCTCTTCGTACTGGTTCAGGAAGGTGACGATGTCTTTATCGTCAGTGACGTTCGCCCCTTTGGCGTAAACGACTTTGCCGTTTTCACCCAGCGCGTTCTTGATGCCGGTGAGTACGGTAACGGACTGATCGGCTACGCCCGCGGCGGACCAGCTGCCCATCACGTCGCGTTTGCTGTCAGCCAGCGGGCCGACCACCGCAATCGTGCCAGATTTTTTCAGCGGCAAGGTTTCGAGACGGTTTTTCAGCAGCACCAGGCTTTCGCGTGCCACTTCACGGGCTTCTTTGCGATGCAGGCGGCTTTCGGCGTTGGTGTCGACCGGGTCAGAATCTTTCGGCCCTAAGTGGCTGTACGGATCGTTAAACAGCCCCATGTCATATTTCACGTTCAGCACGTGACGGGTGGCGTCGTCCAGCTCGGCCATGGTGACTTTGCCGGTTTTCACCAGGTCAGGAAGGTATTTGCTGTAGTACTCGTCGCTCATGCTCATGTTGATCCCGGCTTTGAGCGCCACGCGGACCGCGTCTTCCGGATCGGAAGCGGTGCCGTGTTTAATCAGCTCTTTGATCGCGCCGTGATCGGAAACGGTAATGCCTTTAAAGCCCCACTGGTCGCGCAGGACGTCTTTCAGCAGCCAGGCATCGGAGGTCGCCGGCGTGCCGTTGAGGGAGTTCAGGGCCACCATCACCGCGCCGCTGCCGGCGTCAAGTCCGGCTTTGTACGGCGGCATGTAGTCGTTGAACAGGCGCTGCGGGCTCATGTCGACGGTGTTGTACTCTTTCCCGCCCTCCACTGCGCCATAGGCGGCGAAGTGTTTGACGCTGGTCATCACCGAATAGCGATCCGCCGGGCTTTTGCCCTGCATCGCTTCGACCATGGTTTTGCCGAGGGTGGCGGTTAAATACGTGTCTTCCCCGAAGCCTTCCGAAGCGCGGCCCCAGCGCGGATCGCGCGAG
It includes:
- the bglX gene encoding beta-glucosidase BglX, whose amino-acid sequence is MKWLCSVAVAVSLALQPALADDLFGNHPLTPEARDAFVTDLLTKMTVDEKIGQLRLISVGPDNPKEAIREMIKESQVGAIFNTVTREDIRKMQDQVMQLSRLKIPLFFAYDVVHGQRTVFPISLGLASSFNLDAVRTVGRISAYEAADDGLNMTWAPMVDVSRDPRWGRASEGFGEDTYLTATLGKTMVEAMQGKSPADRYSVMTSVKHFAAYGAVEGGKEYNTVDMSPQRLFNDYMPPYKAGLDAGSGAVMVALNSLNGTPATSDAWLLKDVLRDQWGFKGITVSDHGAIKELIKHGTASDPEDAVRVALKAGINMSMSDEYYSKYLPDLVKTGKVTMAELDDATRHVLNVKYDMGLFNDPYSHLGPKDSDPVDTNAESRLHRKEAREVARESLVLLKNRLETLPLKKSGTIAVVGPLADSKRDVMGSWSAAGVADQSVTVLTGIKNALGENGKVVYAKGANVTDDKDIVTFLNQYEEAVKVDPRSAKEMIDEAVKAAKQSDVVVAVVGEAQGMAHEASSRTDINIPQSQRDLISALKATGKPLVLVLMNGRPLTLVKEDQQADALLETWFAGTEGGNAIADVLFGDYNPSGKLPMSFPRSVGQIPVYYSHLNTGRPYNADKPNKYTSRYFDEANGPLYPFGYGLSYTTFKVSDVKMSAPTMKRDGKVTASVDVTNTGKREGATVIQMYVQDVTASMSRPVKQLRGFEKVDLKPGETKTVSFPIDVDALKFWNQQMKYDAEAGKFNVFIGVDSARVNKGEFELL